In a single window of the Raphanus sativus cultivar WK10039 chromosome 9, ASM80110v3, whole genome shotgun sequence genome:
- the LOC108828409 gene encoding uncharacterized protein LOC108828409 has translation MKPERYKKAAIRSTPDLEELKRRLEALNPNRSSTSIQQAHEPEPKSVLDSSPPAANANQTPPEKTEAKEEEGGKEHRPATVEGESKSRKKPQIQGRGRGIGIMNKGRGGWTGAGLDVDGRT, from the exons ATGAAGCCAGAAAg GTACAAGAAAGCAGCAATACGCAGTACGCCAGACTTAGAGGAACTGAAAAGAAGACTAGAGGCACTGAATCCGAATCGATCATCTACTTCTATTCAGCAA GCCCATGAACCAGAGCCTAAATCTGTACTAGACAGCTCTCCACCAGCAGCCAATGCTAATCAGACTCCCCCGGAAAAAACTGAAGCGAAGGAAGAGGAGGGAGGTAAAGAACATAGACCAGCAACAGTTGAAGGAGAATCAAAATCGAGAAAGAAACCGCAGATTCAAGGTAGGGGAAGAGGAATTGGAATCATGAACAAAGGCAGAGGAGGTTGGACAGGTGCTGGACTCGATGTCGATGGTAGAACTTAA
- the LOC108828408 gene encoding probable fructokinase-7 has product MCENAMSGHLKKLTIDTGRSETLVVCFGEMLIDFVPTVGGVSLAEAPAFKKAPGGAPANVAVGVSRLGGSSAFIGKVGDDEFGKMLAEILRLNNVDNSGMRFDHKARTALAFVTLRGDGEREFLFFRHPSADMLLTESELDKNLIQKAKIFHYGSISLIKEPCRSTHLAAMKIAKAAGSLLSYDPNLRLPLWPSEEAARKEIMSIWHLADVIKISEDEITFLTGGDDPYSDEVVLQKLFHPNLKLLVVSEGPNGCRYYTKAFKGRVGGVKVKAVDTTGAGDAFVSGLLNSLASDLTLLTDEKKLREALLFANACGAITVTERGAIPAMPTMDAVQELVKSSRS; this is encoded by the exons ATGTGTGAGAACGCCATGTCAG GTCATCTCAAGAAACTAACGATCGACACAGGACGTTCAGAGACTCTCGTGGTCTGTTTCGGTGAAATGTTGATCGATTTTGTGCCAACGGTGGGAGGTGTTTCGCTCGCTGAAGCACCAGCTTTCAAGAAAGCTCCAGGAGGTGCACCTGCTAATGTTGCTGTTGGTGTCTCTAGACTCGGTGGCTCCTCTGCTTTCATTGGAAAG GTTGGTGATGATGAGTTTGGAAAAATGTTAGCTGAGATTCTAAGGCTGAACAACGTGGATAACTCTGGGATGAGATTCGACCACAAAGCACGTACTGCTCTCGCCTTTGTTACGCTAAGAGGTGATGGAGAGAGGGAGTTTCTGTTCTTCAGACACCCGAGTGCTGATATGCTTCTCACGGAGTCTGAGCTTGACAAGAACTTAATCCAAAAG GCCAAGATCTTTCATTACGGATCAATCAGTTTGATCAAGGAACCTTGCCGATCGACTCATCTCGCAGCCATGAAAATCGCTAAAGCCGCAGGGAGTCTCTTGTCGTATGACCCAAACTTGAGGTTACCATTGTGGCCATCAGAGGAAGCTGCAAGGAAAGAGATCATGAGTATCTGGCATCTAGCAGATGTTATAAAG ATCAGTGAGGATGAGATTACATTCCTGACTGGTGGAGATGATCCTTACAGTGATGAAGTTGTGTTGCAAAAGCtgtttcatccaaaccttaagcTTCTTGTTGTTTCAGAAGGACCTAATGGGTGTAGATACTACACTAAG GCGTTTAAAGGTAGAGTTGGTGGAGTGAAAGTGAAAGCGGTTGACACAACAGGTGCAGGAGATGCATTCGTGAGCGGTCTTTTGAACAGCTTAGCTTCTGATCTCACTCTTCTCACT GATGAGAAGAAGCTAAGAGAGGCGCTTCTATTCGCAAACGCTTGTGGAGCCATTACTGTAACAGAGAGAGGAGCGATTCCAGCGATGCCCACCATGGATGCTGTTCAAGAACTTGTCAAATCTTCTCGCTCCTGA